One genomic segment of Falco peregrinus isolate bFalPer1 chromosome 7, bFalPer1.pri, whole genome shotgun sequence includes these proteins:
- the LOC114014028 gene encoding uncharacterized protein LOC114014028, with product MDYCVYFNYMGKDDLKTIQWLNATIPAYRNASAWCNYPNISKSSNQSLKLPAGLFRICGDRAWPGIPSHAKGVPCSIGRLTLLTPNTSMIITHKLRRQERATHAFQTDCKNNLEFWSSSKIIAASILAPGIGTVKVLNILNKLGCWLAKQTNTTSLAPSGLLLDVDSIRHATLQNRATIDFLLLAQGHCCQDFDGLCCMNMSDHSESIHKSIENLQEGVQKLEQSDSFNIFGNLFGRLDLTAWIKSSLQIGVGCLFIFICFLICIPCVLKCVQTLIDRALIQAFFIYKEGGDVGISRTSSTASVNKNQPWEKDIVMVVGRKLWEQEV from the coding sequence ATGGATTATTGTGTATACTTCAACTACATGGGCAAAGATGATCTAAAAACAATTCAGTGGCTAAATGCTACCATACCCGCATATAGAAATGCTAGCGCTTGGTGTAATTATCCCAACATATCAAAGTCTAGCAATCAATCACTTAAACTGCCCGCAGGATTATTTCGAATTTGTGGAGATCGCGCATGGCCTGGCATTCCCTCCCATGCAAAAGGAGTACCATGTAGCATTGGAAGGTTAACTTTGTTAACACCCAATACATCCATGATTATAACTCATAAGTTACGCCGCCAAGAACGTGCTACACATGCCTTTCAAACTGATTGTAAGAATAATCTAGAGTTTTGGAGCTCTAGTAAAATCATAGCAGCATCTATATTGGCTCCAGGAATAGGAACAGTGAAAGTGCTAAACATTTTGAATAAGCTTGGCTGCTGGCTTGCGAAACAAACTAACACAACTTCATTGGCCCCGAGTGGACTATTGCTAGATGTTGATTCAATAAGGCACGCTACGCTGCAGAATAGAGCCACAATagattttttattgttagcGCAAGGTCATTGTTGTCAGGATTTTGATGGGCTTTGTTGTATGAATATGTCTGATCATTCTGAATCTATTCACAAAAGTATTGAAAACTTGCAAGAAGGAGTACAGAAACTAGAACAAAGTGATAGTTTTAACATTTTCGGAAATCTTTTTGGTAGATTAGACTTAACTGCATGGATAAAAAGCTCATTACAAATAGGTGTAGGATGcttattcatttttatatgttttctgATCTGTATTCCATGTGTGTTGAAATGTGTGCAAACTCTAATAGATAGAGCATTGATACAagccttttttatatataaggaagggggagatgtggGCATTTCTCGCACCAGCTCGACAGCATCAGTGAACAAAAACCAACCTTGGGAAAAAGACATAGTTATGGTCGTTGGAAGGAAGCTATGGGAGCAAGAAGTTTAA